In Musa acuminata AAA Group cultivar baxijiao chromosome BXJ2-8, Cavendish_Baxijiao_AAA, whole genome shotgun sequence, one genomic interval encodes:
- the LOC103993403 gene encoding mediator of RNA polymerase II transcription subunit 15a isoform X2, whose protein sequence is MEGNSWRPAQGESAAASDGGSGDWRTQLHPKARQRIVNSIMETLKRHLPISVPEGLIEHQKIATRFEEKIYTAASDRFDYLRKISLKMLSMENKSQHSASINPLISNSAVLNQNSADPDC, encoded by the exons ATGGAGGGGAATAGTTGGAGGCCGGCTCAGGGGGAGAGCGCCGCCGCCTCGGATGGGGGATCCGGCGACTGGAGGACCCAACTCCACCCGAAGGCACGGCAAAGGATTGTAAATAGCAT AATGGAAACTTTGAAGAGGCATCTGCCTATCTCTGTGCCCGAGGGCTTAATTGAACATCAGAAAATTGCTACTCGGTTTGAGGAGAAGATATATACTGCAGCTTCTGATCGG TTTGATTATTTGAGGAAAATTTCTCTAAAAATGCTTTCAATGGAGAATAAGTCTCAGCATTCTGCTTCAATTAACCCTTTAATATCCAACAGCGCAGTTCTCAACCAAAATTCTGCAGACCCAG